The genomic segment TTATCGGGGGCTGCTGTGGGATCTCTCCCCTGCATATCCAAAAACTCAGGGAGCTACAGCATTCCCTCCCTTAGACAGGAGGCTGACAACCATTTATCACAAAGGCAAACCGACTTAGTTCCGTCAACCCGCTTCAGGGGGCGTTTGCAAACTCTGTTCTGTAGTCTGACCAGTACTCAGGGAGAATAGCTACGTCCAGCCAGCGCTCGGTAAAGCTTCGATAATGTGCCGTCGGCCGCTCACTGAGTAGCACCCGATTGATGGCCGCTATAATTCTCTTCCCTTGCGGGGTTCGTGAGCAGGCGATGTGAGAAAAAGAGTAGTTCCCGGTCTCCCTGAGAGGCAGGAAGCGAAACGCCTGGGGCATCTGCATCGACTCAGAAAGAAAACCAAGCTCCAGAGGATACCCCAGGGCATAATCGATGCGCCTGCGACTCATCATCTTGAGCAGTCGCTCTGAGGAGTTGAGAGTTGAGATCCCGTAGAGGTTATCCTGCTTCTGGTACTTGCTGAGCAGAGTATCGATTCCTGAGCCATAGGAGCGAGTCTCATCAAAGCCAAGCCTGAGCTCACCCTGCTCAATCAGTTTTCCCAAACTTACCGGCGACTCACCAAACTGGCTCACCTCTTGGCGCCGAACCCAAATACCATTGGGCGGCACAAACACGCTGGGTAGAGAGAAATAGAGATAGCTCTGGCGGTCTGCTGTTTTCTTAAATGCAGCAACACAGACATTTGGCTTTTGCTTTAACCAGCGAATCGCGAGCTCTCCACTTAAGATCTCATGCTGCTGCTGAAATTCGGGAAGCTTGTGCTTCATCAGGGCAATAATATTATCGGTGATCCCCTGCCCCTGCCAGGGGCCAGATTCAATATGATGAAAGGGTGGCAATATGATATCCACCCACTGGATTATAGGTTTTTCCCGGGGTCCGGAGATACTCGCTCCAGGCAGAAATAGGGCTCCCACCAGTAGCAACAGAGTTAAACGTTGCACCTTGCATATCCCGTCTATTAACCCTGCTGTTAAGTATAAATGCCTCTCATCTATCTGTTAGCCAAATCCGGGAGGCTCTTCGTTTAAACTAATGTCATCGCCGGATTCAGCTTGTGGAGGACAGAGCAGAGGCAACAGAGGAAGACTGAATCTCTCCGTTAGGTTTGGCCCGATATAAGATCTCAAAAAAATGAGTCCCGGGATATTTTGCAATCATCAACTCCCGGCTGAGATAGATGGGCTTCAGATCCAATGCAGACTCATTGTTAACCATCGACAGCAGGTTCATGTAATGCTTAGCCTGGTGAATATTATTAATCACACTGGCTGTTAACTGCCGGGTTTGAAGATGGCGTATCGATATTTCACTATCGACGGAAAGCTTTCCCTGCACGCTGAAAGATGCAAAGTCATTCATTCCAGGCTCTTTAAGGTAGATGTGTCCATTAACCGCGCCTTGGTTCGTCTGAATATCCACAACCCGGGTAACCCTGTCATCTTGATGAAGAAGCTCCATGTTAGAGATGTAGCGCCCCTGCATCACAATCCCGTCCCGCGCGTAACCACGGCAGACAAGATATATTCCAAGGCTTAGCATCAGCACAAGCAGCAACCAGGCCGGGTGCACACTCAATAACTTGCTCAATTTACTTTCAGATCTCATCTTCCCACCTCTTTGCGCTCAGCTAAATTGATATCCGAGTCACCTTTATCGAACCTGAGGTGGCGGGTCTTTCCTGTCGACAGGGAGGATACATCCAACAGGTATTCATTCTTTAATGAGGAGATCACAACAATCGCATCAGAGTCGATATTTTGCAGCTCACGGATCATCGGCGGGGTTAGCCGGGTGCTCTTTTTATAGAAAAGCACAACTTTTTTTCCTGCATGCTCCAACTCTCGCTGCTGATAGGCTGAATCCACAAGACCCACTGGCTTTAATCGATGGATAGCTCCCCAGTATAAGGCGTGTCCGGCCAGAGCAAGCAAAGTCACACTGATAACAAGGCAAAGCAGGTTAAATCTCCTACGCCAATGATTAACCAGCCCGGGAGACAAAGGTGGCTCAGCTGAGATCTCCCGGGCTTGCTCATCCTCCTGAATGATTTTTGAGGCCTGAATCCGGTAACCCACTCTTGGGACACTGATGATGACCTCAGCCTCCGGAGCCAGTAATTTGATCTTGTTTCTGACACTTGCGATGATTTTAGTCAGGGATGCATCCGTCACCACCACCCCCGACCACACATGCTCAATAATCTGCGCCTTGGTTACGGGATGACCAGCCTGATCAATCAGACACTGTATCAGGCGGCCCTCTTTATAACTCAGCTCAGCCTCTTCACCGGCCGGTATAAAAAGGATACTCCTGGAACCATCAAAAAATAGCTCATCTGCCAGTTGCCAGATGGTTTGCTTATTGAAATCACTCATAGGACATAACTTAGATAGTGCTCGAACCCACCGATTAAAACGTCACCATATTGCATTGAACCAGCCTACTCATTGCTGAACCACTCCCAGGTTCTTTGGCTCCTTCTGCCAGGCCCATTTCACCAAAGCAAAATCAATATCGATTTTTATCCTCCGCTTTCCATGCTTTTTCTCGGATTTTTCCCTCCCTTAATAAGCTTGCGTTGGATGATAATCAGCCTGCCTATTTAAAGAGATGCCGGTAAGTATTTGAGATTAATCAATTCAGGCTCTGTTGACATAACAGAGCCTGAACCTGTCTGAGATGCAAGATAAAAAAGCGGTGTGATGACAGGGATTCCGGCTGCAACGGTTTGCAGCAACACTCAGATGACTGAGATGAAAAACCTCATTTGAATATCTCATCAGGTTCTCTCTTTGTAAATTTTGACCTTAGCCCAGACTGCAATATCTTTAGGTACCCCATGCCAAATCATGATCACAGCTTTGATAGCAAATTTAAAATCGCCTATCTCCACCCAAGAAACCTGGGAGCCTGGTTAGGCATTATGTTGTTATTTATTCTATCACTGCTGCCGGTTCCTGTTCGGGAGTTTCTGGCACAGCTGCTGGCCCCCCTGGTGGTTAAACTTGCCAAAAAGCAGGTCCGTATCGCGAAACAAAACCTCAAGTACTGCTTTTCTAACAAGAGTGATTCTGAGATCGATGCCCTGGTACAGGATTGTGTCCGGGTGGGCATCAAGGGAATGCTTAATCTGGGTGAGCTATCCTTTCGCTCTAAAAAGTACCTTGCCTCCAGATTCGTGGTGAAGGGTACGGAACATCTACAGCCTTTTGCTGAGAGCAAACAGCCGGTGATCATCATGACCCCACATACCTGGGTGGTGGATGCCGGTCTCTGGTTTTCTCTGAACGGCATGCCATGCTGCACCATGGTGCATGCGGCTCACAACCCTGTCTATGACTGGTATCTCAACCGCCAGCGGGTACGCTTTGGTGGCAGTGTGTTTGAGCGAAACACCGGCATCAAACATGTGATCCGCTCCATCAAGTCCGGCAACAACTTCTATTACATGCCGGATCAGGACAGAGGCGCAGAGGTCTCGGAGTTTGTCCCCTTCTTTGACAGCACCAAGGCCACTCTCACCTCTTTATCCAAGCTTGCAAGGCTCACCAAGTGCCCCGTGGTTCCGGCATTTTGTGGCTATAACGAAGAGTTACGCAAGTATGAGATCCGGATCCTTCCTCCATTTGAAGGCTTTCCATCGGGAAACGATTATCTCGACGCTCTGGCAATGAACCAGACCCTGGAGCAGATGCTGGGCCGGGATCTCAAGCAGTATATGTGGTTCCTTAAGCTGTTTAAGACCCGGCCGGAAAACGGAACCAATCCCTATGAATCTCCACAGCTGGAAAATCCGCTTCACTCTCCGGGGAGTATGGATCTGAGTTGAGAACTCCCCCTATCCAACGCAACAATCAAAGCCAAAACTGGATCCCTATGAACCCCCAACACTTGTTGTGTTAAAAAATTAGCCTGGGCCCTGAGGTAACAATGAGCCGAAGTTCTTCCTGAGAATTGTCTGACGAATCGCCTCGATACGCCCGCTATCGTGCATCTGTTGCAGCTGCCTGGTGATCTCCGGCAGCAAGGCTCTGTGCTTCTGATTGAGGTAATGGTAAAGCTTCATTTTCACCAGGGGTGGTTCAAGCATCTTGATATTTGAATCTGGCTGCCTGGCAAGGTGATCCAGGGCCTCCATTCGCCCCACAAGGATGAGATCGATCTTGCCGCTCTTTAGATCATGAAGCAGCTTTTTGTCTGACAAGTAGCTGGTTATATACATCCCGCGGGTTGCCTGCTCTGCAAGCTTAATACCGGATTTATAGCCGATCCGGTAAGTTCTGAGACTTTGCCAGCCATCAACCTTAAATAGCATCCCGTTGGTAACGACCATCATCTCGATATAGTTCACAGCAACCGGTACCCGTAGCAGGTTGGGATACTGCTGCTCGACCCCTTGGATGCGATTCAGCTCACCATCCACCACCCCTGAGTTCGCCATGGCCAAGGTCTTAGGCGGAGGCAAGATTTGTAATCGAACCTCTATTCCCAAGGGGGCGTAAGCCTCCCTGAGAACCTCTGCAGAAATTTTGGAAACCAGGTAAGGCACAGCAGCCAGGGTCAACTCCTGTTTGGCCCAGGCCCCAAAGGTCACCAGCAATAACAAGGCACAAAAGAATAGCTTCAGCATGGGACTTCCCTGCTCCACTCCCTGATACAGGGCTCTACTCCTAATCTTGGGTTCAATCCCTCCTTTAGGCAACCACATTAACCCGCCCCCTAAAACACTTTTCTTTTTCATCCAACTGGCAGTTCAGGGAGAGAGTTATCGGACAGCAGAAAGCGAAATTTAGATATCTTCTCCCATTTTCTAAGATTTTCATCCAGGAATACCTAAATCTTAGAAAATGGGAATCAGGTTGAGTTAAGTGTGAAGATGAAAGCCAACCAAGAGGTGTAGTGTTGTTATTGTCTACTTCAGCCTTAGGATCCAGATAGCATGAAAACACCCCAAATTACCTTTATCGGTGCCGGCTCAACCATCTTCGTGAAAAATATCCTCGGTGATGTTTTCCATAAACCCGCTCTCAAAGACGCGAATATCGCCCTGATGGATATCGATGAGGTACGCCTTGAGGAGTCCCAGATCGTAGTGAGCAAGTTGATGGAATCCTGTGGTGCAACCGGCCGCATCAGCTGTCATCTGGATCAGCAAGAGGCGTTGCGTGGTGCAGACTTTGTGGTGGTCGCCTTTCAGATCGGCGGTTATGAGCCCTGCACCCTGACCGACTTCGAGGTCTGTAAGAGGCATGGCCTGGAGCAGACTATCGCCGATACCCTGGGGCCGGGAGGGATCATGCGCTCACTACGCACCATCCCCCACCTCTGGCAGATCTGCGAAGATATGAGCCAGGTATGCCCCAACGCCACCATGCTCAACTACGTCAACCCGATGGCGATGAACACCTGGGCCATGTATGAAAAGTATCCTCAGATCAAACAGGTTGGCCTGTGCCACTCGGTACAAGGGACCGCGGAAGAGCTGGCCCGGGATCTGGACCTGAATCCGGCAGATCTCCGCTATACCTGTGCCGGAATCAATCATATGGCCTACTACCTGACCCTGGAAAAGAGAAACCAGCAGGGGGAGTATGTAGATATCTATCCGGATCTTTGGGCAGCCTTTGACAAGGGCCTGGCTCCCAAACCCGGTATCCACGGCAACCCTCGCTGTGAAAACCTGGTGCGCTATGAGATGTTCAAAAAGCTGGGGTATTTCGTGACCGAATCTTCGGAGCACTTTGCCGAGTACACCCCCTATTTCATCAAGCCCAACCGCCCGGATTTGATCGAAAGATACAGGGTGCCACTGGATGAATATCCTAAACGCTGCGTCGAGCAGATCGCGAACTGGAAAAAAGACTTAGAGGAGTTCAGGGACGCCGAACGTATCGAGGTAAAAGAGTCCCAAGAATACGCCAGCACCATAATGAATTCGATCTGGACCAACACCCCAAGCGTTATTTACGGTAACGTAAAAAACCAGGGACTCATCGATAACCTACCTCAGGGTTGTTGTGTCGAGGTCCCCTGCCTGGTCGATGCCAACGGTATTCAGCCAACCCAAGTTGGCAAGCTGCCCAGCCACTTGGCGGCGCTGATGCAGACCAACATCAACGTCCAGACCCTGTTGACGGAGGCGATCCTGACCGAAAACCGCGAGCGTATCTATCATGCCGCCATGCTGGATCCTCACACGGCTGCGGTACTGGGTATTGAGGAGATCTATGCGCTGGTCGATGAGCTGATCTCGGCCCATGAGGGCTGGCTGCCCGATTGGGTTGAACAAAAATCATAGCAGCTAAGCAAACCACCCCTGCCACGCCCCTCTGAAGGGGCGTGGCAGGGGTGATGGGCCTACCTTGGGTTGCGGGTCCGCTCACGGACACTCCTCCCCGATTGCTGGTATAGT from the Dongshaea marina genome contains:
- a CDS encoding TIGR02285 family protein encodes the protein MQRLTLLLLVGALFLPGASISGPREKPIIQWVDIILPPFHHIESGPWQGQGITDNIIALMKHKLPEFQQQHEILSGELAIRWLKQKPNVCVAAFKKTADRQSYLYFSLPSVFVPPNGIWVRRQEVSQFGESPVSLGKLIEQGELRLGFDETRSYGSGIDTLLSKYQKQDNLYGISTLNSSERLLKMMSRRRIDYALGYPLELGFLSESMQMPQAFRFLPLRETGNYSFSHIACSRTPQGKRIIAAINRVLLSERPTAHYRSFTERWLDVAILPEYWSDYRTEFANAP
- a CDS encoding winged helix-turn-helix domain-containing protein translates to MSDFNKQTIWQLADELFFDGSRSILFIPAGEEAELSYKEGRLIQCLIDQAGHPVTKAQIIEHVWSGVVVTDASLTKIIASVRNKIKLLAPEAEVIISVPRVGYRIQASKIIQEDEQAREISAEPPLSPGLVNHWRRRFNLLCLVISVTLLALAGHALYWGAIHRLKPVGLVDSAYQQRELEHAGKKVVLFYKKSTRLTPPMIRELQNIDSDAIVVISSLKNEYLLDVSSLSTGKTRHLRFDKGDSDINLAERKEVGR
- a CDS encoding lipid A biosynthesis (KDO)2-(lauroyl)-lipid IVA acyltransferase; this encodes MPNHDHSFDSKFKIAYLHPRNLGAWLGIMLLFILSLLPVPVREFLAQLLAPLVVKLAKKQVRIAKQNLKYCFSNKSDSEIDALVQDCVRVGIKGMLNLGELSFRSKKYLASRFVVKGTEHLQPFAESKQPVIIMTPHTWVVDAGLWFSLNGMPCCTMVHAAHNPVYDWYLNRQRVRFGGSVFERNTGIKHVIRSIKSGNNFYYMPDQDRGAEVSEFVPFFDSTKATLTSLSKLARLTKCPVVPAFCGYNEELRKYEIRILPPFEGFPSGNDYLDALAMNQTLEQMLGRDLKQYMWFLKLFKTRPENGTNPYESPQLENPLHSPGSMDLS
- a CDS encoding substrate-binding periplasmic protein, producing the protein MWLPKGGIEPKIRSRALYQGVEQGSPMLKLFFCALLLLVTFGAWAKQELTLAAVPYLVSKISAEVLREAYAPLGIEVRLQILPPPKTLAMANSGVVDGELNRIQGVEQQYPNLLRVPVAVNYIEMMVVTNGMLFKVDGWQSLRTYRIGYKSGIKLAEQATRGMYITSYLSDKKLLHDLKSGKIDLILVGRMEALDHLARQPDSNIKMLEPPLVKMKLYHYLNQKHRALLPEITRQLQQMHDSGRIEAIRQTILRKNFGSLLPQGPG
- the melA gene encoding alpha-glucosidase/alpha-galactosidase, producing MKTPQITFIGAGSTIFVKNILGDVFHKPALKDANIALMDIDEVRLEESQIVVSKLMESCGATGRISCHLDQQEALRGADFVVVAFQIGGYEPCTLTDFEVCKRHGLEQTIADTLGPGGIMRSLRTIPHLWQICEDMSQVCPNATMLNYVNPMAMNTWAMYEKYPQIKQVGLCHSVQGTAEELARDLDLNPADLRYTCAGINHMAYYLTLEKRNQQGEYVDIYPDLWAAFDKGLAPKPGIHGNPRCENLVRYEMFKKLGYFVTESSEHFAEYTPYFIKPNRPDLIERYRVPLDEYPKRCVEQIANWKKDLEEFRDAERIEVKESQEYASTIMNSIWTNTPSVIYGNVKNQGLIDNLPQGCCVEVPCLVDANGIQPTQVGKLPSHLAALMQTNINVQTLLTEAILTENRERIYHAAMLDPHTAAVLGIEEIYALVDELISAHEGWLPDWVEQKS